A genomic stretch from Alloyangia pacifica includes:
- a CDS encoding ABC transporter permease has product MSLAHRKLLQLFGLLGAPTVFLLVFFFGPLLIMLVYSFLTPGLYGGVDWIFSHLNYGRILGWADTRYEKFDPVYIAIFLRSLKLAALTVLASLLVCYPAAFWISRMRPGMRDFAIFLVTLPFFVSLIVRLFAWVLILRPTGFLNQGLMGLGLTGAPLEFLYTDFAVILGMTYVFIPFMFLPLYGSIEKLDMAQIEASSDLGATRVQTFRKVILPATLPGIVGGSVITFIPALGNFIVPSVLGGAKVLMIGNLIEQQFLSARNWPFGSALAMLVMSAVLLLLIAQFRLAKKEAQS; this is encoded by the coding sequence ATGAGCCTTGCCCACCGCAAGCTGCTGCAGCTCTTCGGCCTCTTGGGTGCGCCGACGGTCTTCCTGCTGGTCTTCTTCTTCGGTCCGCTGCTGATCATGCTGGTCTACAGCTTCCTGACGCCGGGGCTCTATGGCGGGGTCGACTGGATCTTCTCGCACCTCAACTACGGACGCATCCTCGGCTGGGCCGACACGCGCTACGAGAAGTTCGACCCGGTCTATATCGCCATTTTCCTGCGCTCGCTGAAGCTGGCGGCGCTGACCGTGCTGGCCAGCCTGCTTGTCTGCTATCCCGCCGCCTTCTGGATCAGCCGGATGCGGCCCGGGATGCGCGACTTCGCGATCTTCCTCGTCACGCTGCCCTTCTTCGTCAGCCTGATCGTGCGGCTCTTTGCCTGGGTGCTGATCCTTCGGCCCACGGGCTTCCTCAATCAGGGGCTCATGGGGCTGGGGCTGACCGGCGCGCCGCTCGAGTTTCTCTACACCGATTTCGCAGTGATCCTGGGGATGACCTATGTCTTCATCCCCTTCATGTTCCTGCCGCTCTACGGCTCGATCGAAAAACTCGACATGGCGCAGATCGAGGCGTCGTCGGACCTTGGCGCCACCCGCGTCCAGACCTTCCGCAAGGTGATCCTGCCCGCGACGCTGCCCGGCATCGTCGGAGGCTCGGTGATCACCTTCATTCCCGCCTTGGGCAACTTCATCGTGCCCTCGGTGCTGGGCGGGGCGAAGGTGCTGATGATCGGCAACCTGATCGAGCAGCAGTTCCTGTCGGCGCGCAACTGGCCCTTCGGCTCGGCGCTGGCGATGCTGGTGATGAGCGCGGTCTTGCTTCTGCTGATCGCGCAATTCCGCCTCGCGAAGAAGGAGGCGCAGTCATGA
- a CDS encoding ABC transporter permease, with protein sequence MILRRLLSLYGLFFFVFVYAPILLVVVYSFNANTLNMMIWDGFTLDWYRQLFGMETSLTQSATYVDSTDQLWGAVRTSLIVALSTSVFSTVCGTALALAVARYRFRLARFYRTLMMLPMIMPDIVLGIALLIFFITIGMNLSMLTIIIGQSTFLISYVFVTVSARLAEVDTSVEEASADLGAIPAQTFRKVTLPGIAPGILGGWLLAFIISMDDLVITYFIAGTGNTTLPIHIWGLLRRGIKPEINAIATLMLLFTLVIAAAGLYFRSRRQK encoded by the coding sequence ATGATCCTGCGCCGTCTGCTCAGCCTCTACGGGCTGTTCTTCTTCGTCTTTGTCTACGCACCGATCCTGCTGGTGGTGGTCTACTCCTTCAATGCCAACACGCTGAACATGATGATCTGGGACGGCTTCACGCTGGACTGGTACCGCCAGCTCTTCGGCATGGAGACCTCGCTGACCCAGAGCGCGACCTATGTCGACAGCACCGACCAACTCTGGGGCGCGGTGCGCACCAGCCTGATCGTCGCGCTCTCGACCTCGGTCTTTTCCACAGTCTGCGGCACCGCGCTGGCGCTCGCCGTGGCGCGCTACCGCTTCCGGCTGGCGCGCTTCTACCGCACGCTGATGATGCTGCCGATGATCATGCCCGATATCGTGCTGGGCATCGCGCTGCTGATCTTCTTCATCACCATTGGCATGAACCTGTCGATGCTGACGATCATCATCGGCCAGTCGACATTCCTGATCTCCTACGTCTTCGTCACCGTCTCCGCCCGGCTGGCCGAGGTCGACACCTCGGTCGAGGAGGCCTCAGCCGATCTTGGCGCCATCCCGGCGCAGACCTTCCGCAAGGTGACCCTGCCGGGCATCGCGCCGGGCATCCTCGGGGGCTGGCTGCTGGCCTTCATCATCTCGATGGACGACCTCGTCATCACCTATTTCATCGCCGGCACCGGCAACACCACGCTGCCCATCCATATCTGGGGGCTGCTCCGTCGCGGCATCAAGCCCGAGATCAACGCCATCGCCACGCTGATGCTGCTCTTCACCCTGGTGATCGCCGCCGCCGGCCTCTACTTCAGATCGAGACGACAGAAATGA
- a CDS encoding DmpA family aminopeptidase yields the protein MTCNTKPRARALGIPLPGTPGLLNAITDVPGLEVGTTELLSARDPSLATRGIQVQTGVTAILPRGHDPEPKPVWAGQFSLNGNGEMTGAHWVRDGGWLAGPIMISNSHAIGPCHTAAVRWMVETYGATWEDNHLWAMPVVAETYDGVLNDINGLHVTEDLARRALDAARPGPVREGNSGGGAGMICYEFKGGTGTASRQLEVDGQAFTLGALVQANHGLRPWLTVAGRRVGEQMPEHRVVDMVTERGSIIVVLATDLPLSSSQLERLSRRAAIGIGRAGTPGGNNSGDIFLAFSTANEMPLPQLSGPWRHMTCLNDELLDPVYMAAVEAVDEAVLNALCAAEDVPMARPAGGICRALDTDRLMQLLE from the coding sequence ATGACCTGCAATACCAAGCCCCGCGCCCGCGCGCTGGGGATTCCGCTTCCGGGCACGCCCGGTCTGCTGAACGCCATCACCGATGTGCCGGGCCTCGAGGTGGGCACGACCGAACTGCTCTCGGCGCGCGATCCGTCGCTCGCCACCCGCGGCATCCAAGTGCAGACCGGGGTCACCGCGATCCTGCCGCGCGGCCACGATCCCGAGCCGAAGCCGGTCTGGGCCGGGCAGTTCAGCCTGAATGGCAACGGCGAGATGACCGGCGCCCACTGGGTGCGCGACGGCGGCTGGTTGGCCGGGCCGATCATGATCTCCAACTCGCATGCCATCGGTCCCTGCCACACGGCGGCGGTGCGTTGGATGGTCGAGACCTATGGCGCGACCTGGGAGGACAATCACCTCTGGGCAATGCCGGTGGTGGCTGAAACCTATGACGGCGTGCTCAACGACATCAACGGGCTGCATGTGACCGAGGACCTGGCGCGCCGGGCGCTCGACGCGGCTCGGCCCGGGCCGGTGCGCGAGGGCAACTCTGGCGGCGGCGCGGGGATGATCTGCTACGAGTTCAAGGGCGGCACCGGCACCGCCTCGCGGCAGCTCGAGGTCGACGGCCAAGCCTTCACCCTCGGGGCGCTGGTGCAGGCCAACCACGGGCTACGGCCCTGGCTCACCGTCGCCGGGCGCCGCGTCGGCGAACAGATGCCCGAGCACCGGGTCGTGGACATGGTGACCGAGCGCGGATCGATCATCGTGGTCCTCGCCACCGATCTGCCGCTTTCGTCGAGCCAGCTTGAACGGCTGTCGCGCCGCGCCGCCATCGGCATCGGGCGCGCCGGGACGCCGGGGGGCAACAACTCGGGGGACATCTTCCTCGCCTTCTCGACCGCCAACGAGATGCCGCTGCCGCAGCTCTCGGGCCCGTGGCGGCATATGACCTGCCTGAACGACGAGCTTCTCGACCCGGTCTACATGGCTGCCGTCGAGGCGGTGGACGAGGCCGTGCTCAACGCGCTCTGCGCCGCGGAGGATGTGCCCATGGCGCGCCCCGCCGGGGGCATCTGCCGGGCGCTGGACACGGACCGGCTGATGCAGCTGCTGGAGTGA
- a CDS encoding ABC transporter ATP-binding protein → MTMTQAATAPSGATAPLLSVRELTVSVRDRGVVRPLVAGLSFDLHAGETLAIAGESGSGKSITSLALMGLLPNNVAVTSGQALLDGTDLPKLPETEMRNWRGARLAMIFQEPMTSLNPVHTIGSQMTEAIRAHALVAASAARAQAVEALRKVRIPEPERRMKQFPHELSGGMRQRVMIAMALALRPALLIADEPTTALDVTVQQEVLELLRDLQAETGTAIILITHDMGVVAESADRVVVMRQGRMVESAPVDTLFAAPQHDYTRSLLAAVPRLGAGAERAKPLPPVSTAPAARLVDARVHFDIGSDFFGRPTHRVHAVEKVSFDIRPGETFGLVGESGCGKSTIAKALSGLVPHAGHIEVDGKALAGLTDRGRRDICRDIQMVFQDPMAALDPRMTVGEAVMEPLLIHGIGSAEDRIARATELFERVGLSAGQMQRYPHEFSGGQRQRICVARALALKPKLIICDESVSALDVSVQAQVLALLEELQQETGVSYLFISHDMAVVENVVDRLAVMYLGQIVEMGTRDQVFGNPQHSYTRRLLDAVPIPDPSRKGRPHARRATDLPSPIWKINEGPTPVSLLDIGDGHLVAQDG, encoded by the coding sequence ATGACCATGACACAAGCCGCAACCGCCCCTTCGGGGGCGACTGCACCCCTCCTGTCAGTGCGCGAGCTCACCGTCTCGGTCAGGGATCGCGGTGTGGTGCGCCCTCTGGTGGCGGGCCTGTCCTTCGACCTGCACGCCGGCGAAACGCTCGCCATCGCGGGCGAAAGCGGGTCGGGCAAGTCGATCACCTCGCTGGCGTTGATGGGCCTGCTGCCCAACAATGTCGCGGTCACCTCTGGGCAGGCGCTGCTGGACGGAACCGACCTGCCGAAGCTGCCCGAGACCGAGATGCGCAACTGGCGCGGAGCCCGGCTGGCGATGATCTTCCAGGAACCGATGACGTCGCTGAACCCGGTTCACACGATCGGCAGCCAGATGACAGAGGCGATCCGCGCGCACGCGCTGGTCGCGGCCTCCGCGGCGCGCGCGCAGGCGGTCGAGGCCCTGCGCAAGGTGCGCATTCCCGAACCCGAGCGCCGGATGAAGCAATTCCCCCATGAACTTTCGGGGGGCATGCGGCAACGGGTCATGATCGCGATGGCCCTCGCGCTGCGGCCTGCGCTGCTGATCGCGGACGAGCCGACCACCGCCCTGGACGTGACGGTGCAACAAGAAGTTCTCGAGTTGTTGCGCGACCTTCAGGCCGAGACCGGGACCGCCATCATCCTGATCACCCACGACATGGGCGTGGTCGCGGAAAGCGCCGATCGCGTCGTGGTGATGCGACAGGGCCGCATGGTCGAAAGCGCGCCGGTCGACACGCTCTTTGCCGCGCCCCAGCATGACTATACCCGCAGTCTCCTCGCCGCGGTGCCGCGCCTTGGCGCGGGTGCCGAACGGGCCAAGCCCCTGCCGCCCGTTTCAACTGCGCCTGCCGCGCGGCTGGTGGACGCCCGCGTGCATTTCGATATCGGTTCAGACTTCTTTGGACGCCCCACGCATCGCGTCCATGCCGTCGAAAAGGTGAGCTTTGACATCCGCCCCGGCGAAACCTTCGGGCTGGTCGGGGAATCCGGCTGTGGCAAGTCCACCATCGCCAAGGCGCTGTCGGGGCTCGTGCCGCACGCGGGACACATCGAGGTCGACGGCAAGGCGCTTGCCGGCCTGACCGACCGGGGACGCCGCGACATCTGCCGCGACATCCAAATGGTTTTCCAGGATCCCATGGCGGCGCTCGATCCGCGCATGACTGTCGGCGAAGCGGTCATGGAGCCGCTCTTGATCCATGGCATCGGTTCGGCCGAAGACCGGATCGCCCGCGCAACGGAGCTCTTTGAACGCGTGGGCCTGAGCGCTGGTCAGATGCAGCGCTATCCGCATGAATTCTCGGGGGGGCAACGCCAAAGGATCTGCGTGGCCCGCGCATTGGCCCTCAAACCGAAACTGATCATCTGCGACGAGAGCGTCTCCGCGCTTGATGTCTCGGTGCAGGCACAGGTGCTGGCGCTGCTCGAGGAGTTGCAGCAGGAAACGGGGGTGTCCTACCTGTTCATCAGCCATGACATGGCCGTCGTGGAAAATGTCGTGGATCGCCTCGCGGTCATGTACCTGGGGCAAATCGTGGAAATGGGCACCCGTGATCAGGTGTTCGGCAACCCGCAGCACAGCTATACCCGACGCCTTCTGGATGCCGTGCCGATCCCCGATCCATCGCGCAAGGGCCGCCCGCATGCTCGGCGGGCAACGGACCTGCCCTCGCCCATCTGGAAAATCAACGAGGGGCCTACGCCTGTCAGCCTCCTGGACATCGGCGACGGCCATCTGGTTGCCCAGGACGGGTGA
- a CDS encoding acetamidase/formamidase family protein, with translation MCKACDYTIHGAQHHFGWDNSIAPVETVAPGTTICFNCMDSSAGQLGPSSTVEDVRTLDFGKINPVSGPIYIDGAEPGDALKITLEGFAPREQEGSAWGWTANIPGFGLLADQFQDPALTIWKYDAQSLAPALWGDMGRVPLKPFTGTIGVALAEPGLHSIVPPRRTGGNLDIRDLAAGTELYLPVEVAGALFSVGDTHAAQGDGEVCGTAIESPMDVTLTLDLVKGANLKMPRFTTPGPVTNHLDQKGYEVTTGIGPDLMSGARDAVAGMIDLLTAKHGMSAVDAYMLVSTCGDLRISEIVDMPNWVVSFYFPRMVLE, from the coding sequence ATGTGCAAGGCCTGTGATTACACGATCCACGGCGCGCAGCACCATTTCGGCTGGGACAATTCCATTGCCCCGGTCGAGACGGTCGCGCCCGGAACGACGATCTGCTTCAACTGCATGGATTCTTCGGCGGGCCAGCTTGGCCCGTCGAGCACCGTTGAGGACGTCAGGACGCTTGACTTCGGCAAGATCAACCCGGTTTCCGGCCCCATTTACATCGATGGCGCAGAACCGGGCGACGCGCTGAAGATCACGCTCGAGGGTTTTGCCCCGCGCGAGCAGGAGGGGTCGGCCTGGGGCTGGACAGCCAATATACCGGGCTTCGGCCTGCTGGCGGACCAGTTTCAGGATCCGGCGCTGACGATCTGGAAGTATGACGCGCAAAGCCTCGCTCCGGCGCTTTGGGGCGACATGGGGCGCGTGCCGCTCAAGCCCTTCACCGGCACCATAGGCGTGGCGCTGGCCGAACCCGGGCTGCATTCCATCGTGCCGCCGCGGCGCACGGGCGGCAATCTCGACATCCGCGACCTGGCCGCCGGGACAGAGCTGTACCTGCCGGTTGAAGTCGCGGGCGCGCTGTTCTCCGTGGGCGATACCCACGCGGCGCAGGGCGATGGCGAGGTCTGCGGCACGGCGATCGAAAGCCCGATGGATGTGACGCTGACGCTCGATCTGGTGAAGGGGGCGAACCTCAAGATGCCGCGGTTCACCACGCCGGGGCCAGTGACCAACCACCTCGACCAGAAGGGCTACGAGGTCACGACCGGGATCGGGCCCGACCTGATGAGCGGCGCGCGCGACGCGGTAGCGGGCATGATCGACCTGCTCACGGCCAAGCACGGCATGTCGGCAGTGGATGCCTATATGCTGGTCTCGACCTGCGGCGATCTGCGCATCTCCGAAATCGTCGACATGCCCAACTGGGTCGTCTCCTTCTACTTCCCGCGAATGGTGCTCGAATGA
- a CDS encoding ABC transporter substrate-binding protein, which translates to MKKLLLSTALLAASALPGFAEGYTADPDATPGGMITVTYKDDVATLDPAIGYDWQNWSMIKSLFDGLMDYVPGTTELRPGLAESYEISEDGTVFTFTLRKGVTFHNGREMTAEDVKYSLDRVTNPETQSPGAGFFASIAGYDAMASGEADTLAGVEVVDPSTVKITLSRPDATFLHVMALNFASVVPQEAVAEHGTDFGKHPVGTGAFKLGEWTIGQRLVFEKNEDYWRDGVPYLDGVTFEVGQEPIVALLRLQNGEVDVPGDGIPPAKFQEVMGDPAQAARVVEGGQLHTGYITLNVGIEPLDKLPVREAINMAINKDRITQIINGRAVPATQPLPPSMPGYTDGYEGYAFDVEAAKAKLAEAGLDDGFSTELFVMNTDPNPRIAQAIQQDLKAIGVDVEIRSLAQANVIEAGGAGEAPMIWSGGMAWIADFPDPSNFYGPILGCAGAGEGGWNWSKFCDESIDAMATAADSMTDPSAPERLDMWSDVYMKVMEQAPWVPVFNEQRYTVKSERMGGADALYVDPVSIPVNYDYVYVTE; encoded by the coding sequence ATGAAAAAACTACTTCTCTCCACTGCTTTGCTGGCGGCCTCGGCTCTGCCCGGCTTTGCCGAGGGCTACACCGCTGATCCCGATGCCACGCCGGGCGGCATGATCACCGTCACCTACAAGGACGATGTGGCCACGCTCGACCCGGCAATCGGTTACGACTGGCAGAACTGGTCGATGATCAAATCCCTTTTCGACGGGCTGATGGATTACGTTCCCGGCACGACCGAGCTGCGCCCCGGCCTCGCCGAGAGCTACGAGATCTCCGAGGATGGCACGGTCTTCACCTTCACCCTGCGCAAGGGCGTGACCTTCCACAACGGGCGCGAGATGACCGCGGAGGACGTGAAATACTCGCTCGATCGCGTGACCAACCCCGAAACCCAATCGCCCGGCGCAGGCTTCTTTGCCTCCATCGCGGGCTATGATGCCATGGCCTCGGGCGAGGCGGATACGCTGGCAGGCGTCGAAGTGGTCGACCCCTCGACGGTCAAGATCACCCTGTCGCGGCCCGACGCGACCTTCCTGCACGTGATGGCGCTGAACTTTGCCTCCGTCGTACCGCAGGAGGCCGTGGCCGAGCATGGCACCGATTTCGGCAAGCATCCCGTCGGCACCGGCGCTTTCAAGCTCGGGGAGTGGACCATCGGTCAGCGGCTCGTCTTCGAAAAGAACGAGGACTACTGGCGCGATGGCGTGCCGTATCTGGATGGCGTGACGTTTGAAGTGGGCCAGGAGCCCATCGTCGCCCTTCTGCGCCTTCAGAACGGCGAGGTAGATGTGCCCGGCGACGGCATCCCCCCGGCAAAATTCCAGGAAGTCATGGGGGACCCGGCGCAGGCCGCGCGCGTGGTCGAAGGCGGCCAGCTGCACACCGGCTACATCACGCTGAACGTCGGCATCGAGCCGCTCGACAAGCTGCCCGTGCGCGAAGCCATCAACATGGCGATCAACAAGGACCGCATCACCCAGATCATCAACGGCCGCGCCGTGCCCGCGACCCAGCCACTGCCGCCCTCGATGCCGGGCTACACAGACGGCTACGAAGGCTATGCCTTCGACGTCGAGGCCGCCAAGGCCAAACTGGCAGAGGCCGGCCTTGATGATGGCTTCTCCACCGAGCTGTTCGTGATGAACACGGACCCGAACCCGCGTATCGCGCAGGCGATCCAGCAGGACCTGAAGGCCATCGGCGTGGACGTCGAGATCCGCTCTCTCGCGCAGGCGAACGTCATCGAGGCAGGCGGCGCGGGCGAAGCGCCGATGATCTGGTCCGGTGGCATGGCATGGATCGCGGACTTCCCGGACCCGTCGAACTTCTACGGCCCGATCCTGGGGTGTGCCGGTGCGGGCGAAGGCGGCTGGAACTGGTCCAAGTTCTGCGACGAGAGCATCGACGCCATGGCCACCGCCGCCGACAGCATGACCGACCCGTCGGCCCCGGAGCGCCTGGACATGTGGTCCGACGTCTACATGAAGGTCATGGAGCAGGCCCCCTGGGTCCCGGTGTTCAACGAGCAGCGCTACACCGTCAAGTCCGAGCGCATGGGCGGCGCGGATGCGCTCTATGTCGACCCGGTCTCGATCCCGGTCAACTACGACTACGTCTACGTGACCGAGTAA
- a CDS encoding ABC transporter permease, with protein sequence MPGYLFRRIIQSLLILLGVSFITFVLLYVLPADPVRQIAGRSATAQTVENIRQQLGLDQPMLVQYWRYLSGLVQGDMGRSYLQKTEVSTLIAARLPASLLLMAGGIFCELLIGLTLGIVAALYRGKPLDQGLMLTSFVAVSAPQFVVGLLLLYVFAVLLGWFPIGGYGTFAHLVLPAVTLGIMGSGWYSRMMRSSMVEVLRQDYIRTARAKGLKRSKVLMRHALPNAILPIIAMIGIDIGIFMGGIVVVESVFGWPGIGQLAWQAIQRVDIPIIMGVTMVSATAIVLGNLLADLITPLIDPRIKLR encoded by the coding sequence ATGCCCGGTTACCTGTTTCGCCGCATCATCCAATCCTTGCTGATCCTGCTGGGCGTCAGTTTCATCACCTTCGTGCTGCTCTACGTGCTGCCCGCCGACCCGGTGCGCCAGATCGCCGGGCGGTCGGCTACGGCGCAAACGGTCGAGAACATCCGCCAGCAACTGGGGCTCGACCAGCCGATGCTCGTGCAATACTGGCGCTACCTGTCGGGCCTTGTTCAAGGTGACATGGGACGCAGCTACCTGCAGAAGACCGAGGTCTCGACGCTGATCGCCGCGCGTCTGCCCGCCTCGCTGCTGTTGATGGCCGGCGGGATCTTCTGCGAGCTTCTGATCGGGCTCACGCTTGGCATCGTGGCCGCCCTCTATAGAGGCAAGCCGCTCGACCAGGGGCTGATGCTGACGTCCTTCGTCGCGGTCTCTGCGCCGCAGTTCGTGGTGGGCCTACTGTTGCTCTATGTGTTCGCGGTGCTGCTTGGATGGTTCCCCATTGGCGGGTACGGCACCTTTGCGCATCTCGTTCTGCCGGCGGTGACGCTGGGGATCATGGGGTCCGGCTGGTATTCCCGCATGATGCGCTCCAGCATGGTCGAGGTGTTGCGGCAGGACTACATCCGCACCGCACGCGCCAAAGGGCTGAAGCGCTCGAAGGTCCTGATGCGCCATGCGCTGCCCAACGCCATCCTGCCCATCATCGCCATGATCGGCATCGATATCGGCATCTTCATGGGCGGCATCGTCGTTGTCGAAAGCGTGTTCGGCTGGCCCGGCATCGGCCAGCTCGCGTGGCAGGCGATCCAGCGCGTCGACATCCCGATCATCATGGGCGTCACCATGGTGTCTGCCACGGCCATCGTGCTGGGCAACCTGCTCGCCGATCTCATTACCCCGCTCATCGACCCGCGCATCAAGTTGCGCTGA
- a CDS encoding ABC transporter permease, with product MADTTVQATPTASPASALRRLLRRKLALFGLAIITLVVGGAALAPWIAPYAPDEQLFEGLTLYGEPMPPGGDFLMGTDLLGRDLFSRMLYGAQTSLIIGVVANGVALVIGTLVGVLAGYVRGWVGAVLMRFTDLMMAFPALLLAICLAAIFQPSLWIVAMVIALVNWVQTARVVYTETTSLAEREFIAAEKTLGASRSRILFKHILPHLIPTLIVWGTLGISVTVLLEATLSFLGVGVQPPTPSWGNIIFENQTYFQAAPWLVFIPGAAILLLALAFNLVGDALRDVLDPTQRGND from the coding sequence ATGGCTGACACGACGGTACAAGCGACACCAACCGCCTCTCCGGCCAGCGCCCTGCGGCGGCTCTTGCGCCGCAAGCTCGCGCTCTTCGGGCTTGCGATCATCACGCTGGTGGTAGGGGGTGCGGCCCTTGCACCGTGGATCGCGCCCTACGCACCTGACGAACAGCTGTTCGAGGGGCTGACGCTCTACGGCGAGCCCATGCCGCCAGGGGGCGACTTTCTCATGGGAACGGACCTGCTGGGCCGCGACTTGTTCAGCAGGATGCTCTACGGCGCGCAGACCTCGCTCATCATCGGTGTGGTCGCCAATGGCGTCGCGCTGGTCATAGGAACACTGGTGGGCGTGCTCGCGGGGTACGTCCGCGGTTGGGTCGGGGCCGTGCTGATGCGGTTCACCGACCTGATGATGGCCTTCCCGGCCCTGTTGCTTGCGATCTGTCTCGCGGCGATCTTCCAGCCGTCGCTTTGGATCGTGGCCATGGTGATTGCGCTGGTCAACTGGGTACAGACGGCGCGGGTGGTCTATACCGAGACCACCTCGCTGGCAGAGCGCGAATTCATCGCCGCCGAAAAGACGCTGGGTGCGTCCCGGTCGCGCATCCTGTTCAAGCATATCCTCCCGCACCTCATCCCGACGCTGATCGTCTGGGGCACGCTGGGGATCTCTGTCACCGTGCTGCTCGAGGCGACCCTCAGCTTTCTCGGGGTCGGTGTTCAGCCGCCGACGCCCAGCTGGGGCAACATCATCTTCGAGAACCAGACCTATTTCCAGGCTGCACCCTGGCTGGTCTTCATCCCGGGCGCGGCGATCCTGCTGCTGGCGCTGGCCTTCAACCTCGTGGGCGACGCGCTGCGCGACGTGCTCGATCCGACCCAAAGGGGAAACGACTGA
- a CDS encoding ANTAR domain-containing response regulator — protein sequence MRGRLSIPELGGARAVILHRPHANVTALVRQLEAVGLHVECCWPELPASVRGADFLFIDVDTAFDDQFPWRPGDAPLPTIALIGSEAPGRIEWLMNFGVDAQILKPVGDNGVYSALLIARATFDARIGLAGEIQNLRQRLGQRQTVVQAVAVLATRGKTENEAYEQLRGMAMAWRVSFEEAAARIVASVSDGRTDKDHG from the coding sequence ATGAGAGGGCGTCTGAGCATTCCCGAACTGGGCGGCGCGCGCGCGGTGATCCTGCACCGGCCACATGCCAACGTGACCGCGCTGGTCCGCCAGTTGGAAGCGGTGGGGCTGCACGTCGAGTGTTGCTGGCCGGAGCTTCCGGCCTCGGTGCGCGGCGCCGACTTTCTCTTCATCGATGTGGACACCGCCTTTGACGACCAGTTTCCCTGGCGCCCGGGCGACGCGCCGCTTCCGACCATCGCGCTGATCGGGTCCGAAGCGCCCGGTCGCATCGAATGGCTGATGAACTTCGGTGTCGATGCGCAGATCCTCAAGCCTGTCGGCGACAACGGTGTCTATTCAGCGCTTCTGATCGCGCGGGCGACCTTCGATGCGCGGATCGGCTTGGCTGGCGAAATCCAAAATCTGCGCCAGCGCCTCGGCCAGCGGCAGACCGTGGTGCAGGCAGTGGCCGTGCTGGCGACGCGCGGAAAAACTGAAAACGAGGCCTACGAACAGCTGCGCGGCATGGCGATGGCGTGGCGCGTCAGCTTCGAGGAGGCCGCCGCAAGGATCGTGGCCTCGGTCAGCGATGGAAGGACGGACAAGGATCATGGCTGA